A region from the Benincasa hispida cultivar B227 chromosome 12, ASM972705v1, whole genome shotgun sequence genome encodes:
- the LOC120068194 gene encoding protein REVEILLE 1-like isoform X1, producing the protein MGAANMQLQNTGGGLCSENISSAVYEPTVTPDQHSPENVQLKEFSPKVRKPYTITKQRERWKEEEHEKFIEALKLYGRDWRQIEEHVGTKTAVQIRSHAQKFFSKVTRNSNGCSTTSVGCIEIPPPRPKRKPAHPYPRKEVPHSHKASPISEQTRSLSPQLSDKEWQSPTSVVVAASGSDTLMFTDSRIHHDSGSPDLSIPSTEPNSSSLDESPTAAPGTENSTPHETIPTNLELFTKVDVIEKDDSTKEVSMQSLKLFGRTVLITDPHKQTPVVENCAAEADPKLGENQKQVSPWNSMVMESSKGNTECTWNHGAFYFIQLNSGDSKQGPGSTVPVSWWSSYGSYPLSFVHCFKQAHLNPNQVDDKETHKDQSWCGSNTGSVNSGENGDKVDESDIQSCRLFHNNRDGDSVPKDELIGKALSCELISSHEKNTKGFVPYKRCMAERARQSHTITEAEREEKRIRLCL; encoded by the exons ATGGGTGCTGCAAACATGCAATTACAA AACACTGGAGGCGGTCTCTGTTCTGAGAACATTAGTTCAGCTGTTTATGAACCAACTGTAACTCCTGATCAACATTCACCAGAAAATGtccaattgaaggaattttcTCCCAAG GTAAGGAAACCTTACACAATCACAAAACAAAGAGAAAGATGGAAAGAGGAAGAGCATGAAAAGTTTATCGAAGCTTTGAAGCTGTACGGTCGTGATTGGCGACAAATAGAAG AGCATGTGGGCACGAAGACCGCAGTTCAGATTCGTAGCCATGCTCAAAAGTTCTTCTCCAAG GTCACGCGTAATTCAAATGGGTGTAGCACAACTTCAGTAGGATGCATCGAGATTCCTCCTCCCCGTCCTAAACGAAAACCAGCTCATCCATATCCCCGTAAAGAAGTACCTCATTCTCATAAGGCATCCCCCATATCAGAACAGACAAGGTCTTTGTCTCCACAACTTTCAGATAAAGAATGGCAGTCTCCAACATCAGTAGTTGTAGCAGCGAGCGGTTCGGATACGCTAATGTTCACTGATTCGAGGATCCATCATGACAGTGGATCTCCTGATTTATCTATTCCATCCACAGAACCAAACTCATCTTCATTGGACGAGTCTCCGACGGCAGCCCCAGGGACAGAAAATTCAACCCCTCATGAGACAATTCCAACG AACCTGGAGTTATTTACAAAAGTTGATGTGATTGAAAAAGATGACTCAACAAAAGAAGTATCAATGCAGAGTCTTAAGCTCTTTGGAAGAACTGTATTAATAACAGATCCCCACAAACAAACTCCAGTCGTAGAGAACTGTGCGGCCGAGGCTGACCCTAAACTAGGGGAAAACCAAAAGCAAGTATCACCATGGAACTCCATGGTGATGGAATCTTCTAAAGGAAATACAGAGTGCACTTGGAATCATGGAGCTTTCTATTTCATACAACTCAATAGTGGAGACTCAAAGCAAGGCCCCGGTTCTACAGTTCCGGTATCGTGGTGGAGTTCTTATGGTAGTTATCCACTTTCTTTTGTACACTGTTTCAAACAAGCACATCTGAATCCAAATCAAGTCGACGATAAGGAAACTCACAAGGATCAATCATGGTGCGGGTCGAATACCGGATCGGTAAACAGTGGGGAAAATGGCGATAAAGTTGATGAGAGTGACATCCAAAGCTGTAGACTATTTCACAACAATAGAGATGGAGATTCAGTTCCTAAAGATGAATTGATTGGAAAAGCATTGTCTTGTGAATTAATAAGTAGCCATGAAAAGAATACCAAAGGGTTTGTTCCTTACAAAAGATGCATGGCAGAGAGAGCTAGACAGTCCCATACAATAACAGAGGCAGAGAGAGAGGAGAAGAGGATTAGGCTTTGCTTAtag
- the LOC120068194 gene encoding protein REVEILLE 1-like isoform X2: MLLFQYPLSTIIYIFRFMNVTRNSNGCSTTSVGCIEIPPPRPKRKPAHPYPRKEVPHSHKASPISEQTRSLSPQLSDKEWQSPTSVVVAASGSDTLMFTDSRIHHDSGSPDLSIPSTEPNSSSLDESPTAAPGTENSTPHETIPTNLELFTKVDVIEKDDSTKEVSMQSLKLFGRTVLITDPHKQTPVVENCAAEADPKLGENQKQVSPWNSMVMESSKGNTECTWNHGAFYFIQLNSGDSKQGPGSTVPVSWWSSYGSYPLSFVHCFKQAHLNPNQVDDKETHKDQSWCGSNTGSVNSGENGDKVDESDIQSCRLFHNNRDGDSVPKDELIGKALSCELISSHEKNTKGFVPYKRCMAERARQSHTITEAEREEKRIRLCL, translated from the exons ATGCTCTTATTCCAGTACCCATTATCTACCATAATATACATATTCCGATTTATGAAT GTCACGCGTAATTCAAATGGGTGTAGCACAACTTCAGTAGGATGCATCGAGATTCCTCCTCCCCGTCCTAAACGAAAACCAGCTCATCCATATCCCCGTAAAGAAGTACCTCATTCTCATAAGGCATCCCCCATATCAGAACAGACAAGGTCTTTGTCTCCACAACTTTCAGATAAAGAATGGCAGTCTCCAACATCAGTAGTTGTAGCAGCGAGCGGTTCGGATACGCTAATGTTCACTGATTCGAGGATCCATCATGACAGTGGATCTCCTGATTTATCTATTCCATCCACAGAACCAAACTCATCTTCATTGGACGAGTCTCCGACGGCAGCCCCAGGGACAGAAAATTCAACCCCTCATGAGACAATTCCAACG AACCTGGAGTTATTTACAAAAGTTGATGTGATTGAAAAAGATGACTCAACAAAAGAAGTATCAATGCAGAGTCTTAAGCTCTTTGGAAGAACTGTATTAATAACAGATCCCCACAAACAAACTCCAGTCGTAGAGAACTGTGCGGCCGAGGCTGACCCTAAACTAGGGGAAAACCAAAAGCAAGTATCACCATGGAACTCCATGGTGATGGAATCTTCTAAAGGAAATACAGAGTGCACTTGGAATCATGGAGCTTTCTATTTCATACAACTCAATAGTGGAGACTCAAAGCAAGGCCCCGGTTCTACAGTTCCGGTATCGTGGTGGAGTTCTTATGGTAGTTATCCACTTTCTTTTGTACACTGTTTCAAACAAGCACATCTGAATCCAAATCAAGTCGACGATAAGGAAACTCACAAGGATCAATCATGGTGCGGGTCGAATACCGGATCGGTAAACAGTGGGGAAAATGGCGATAAAGTTGATGAGAGTGACATCCAAAGCTGTAGACTATTTCACAACAATAGAGATGGAGATTCAGTTCCTAAAGATGAATTGATTGGAAAAGCATTGTCTTGTGAATTAATAAGTAGCCATGAAAAGAATACCAAAGGGTTTGTTCCTTACAAAAGATGCATGGCAGAGAGAGCTAGACAGTCCCATACAATAACAGAGGCAGAGAGAGAGGAGAAGAGGATTAGGCTTTGCTTAtag